From Nicotiana tabacum cultivar K326 chromosome 20, ASM71507v2, whole genome shotgun sequence, one genomic window encodes:
- the LOC107774088 gene encoding putative late blight resistance protein homolog R1B-17, with protein sequence MRWPLCKYETRICEPDLANAKSADLIHQVSFSAIRKKIDNLAKSSAAMTEEQLDFLLLNLQHLSKYCVEKCYPLVTEYEILHIVCGNIRDFHRLKMNGCVEHEIIKNVLPQFQQMAERVGCFLLYGELIDRDYGLSKPTHTLLKVIPFEVEVIHICHTNLKYSTSAEVGCFIEQLLETSPDILREYLIHLQENMVNVITTRTSGARNIHVKIEFLLMVLINMPKEFIHYNKLFDLLAHVGELIREVSTLVRDLEENSRNEESTNEKNHVTLDLIETIELMKGDLKHLYLKAPDTSLKFFPMSDGPLFIHLLLIHLNDLLNSNAYSVALIKEEIGLVKEDLELIRSIFVNVEQELYKDLWARVSDLAYEAKDVIDSIIVRDNDLLLLIFSLPFVIEKIKLIKEKISNLLEKILKNKCLIIVNSLTKHVERKPLKTDQLIVGFKEETYLIISKLTSGLKMLDVISITSIPGSGKTTLAYKVYNDKSVSSHFDIRAWCTVDTKYVEKKLLENIFNQVTGSTLKVIENIDVADELRKNLFRKRFLIVLDDLWDTATLDELARPFPEARKGSRIILATRDKKVALHAQCHSDPLDLRSLRQEESLELLQKRVFGKESLPDELLDVGKRVVKNCKGLPLVVHLIAGVVARKENKKSVWLEVLNSLHSFIFQKEEDVMKAIALSYDHLPDHVNPCLLDLASYEKDTKIPADHMKRLWRAKGFVEHTETNNVEEVMDVYLENLISSSLVISFNEIGNGRTYQIHDLVHHFCLLKAREEKLFDEISSNALSSSSSSDLMPREMQFLYDDEDFGHNDFVIFDSKKKRHSGKHLYSLLIYGHELDNSLYNICHLRHLRFLRVLELYGSFIKVDDYLLNEICTLVHLRFLNIKTKIKSLPSTFLNFWNLKILKVKNDGSPLILLLTIWNLVKLQVLVINDCSFFDLDTDKPIKVAEDSKLENLRELWGFKLSYSKDIKDIFILPKGILPFYQKAIFYNI encoded by the exons ATGCGCTGGCCTCTTTGCAAATACgagactcgcatttgcgagccagaccttgcaaatgcgaagtctgcagaTCTGATACACCAG GTATCATTTTCTGCTATTCGCAAAAAAATTGACAATCTTGCTAAATCAAGTGCCGCCATGACAGAGGAGCAGTTGGACTTTCTCCTCCTGAATCTCCAACACCTATCCAAGTATTGTGTTGAAAAATGTTATCCCTTAGTGACTGAATATGAGATTCTTCATATTGTATGTGGCAACATAAGGGATTTCCATCGATTGAAAATGAATGGCTGCGTTGAGCATGAGATTATTAAAAATGTCTTACCTCAGTTTCAACAAATGGCTGAGAGAGTAGGATGCTTCCTTTTGTATGGTGAATTAATTGATAGAGACTATGGACTCTCAAAGCCAACACATACCCTCTTGAAGGTTATTCCATTTGAAGTGGAGGTTATACACATATGTCATACAAATTTGAAATATTCAACATCAGCAGAAGTTGGATGCTTCATTGAGCAGCTCTTAGAAACCTCTCCGGACATTCTTCGAGAATATCTCATTCATCTACAAGAGAACATGGTAAATGTTATTACCACTAGAACTTCAGGGGCTCGAAACATTCATGTCAAGATAGAGTTCCTATTAATGGTTCTAATTAATATGCCCAAGGAGTTTATTCATTATAACAAATTGTTTGATCTCTTAGCACATGTTGGAGAACTTATCAGGGAGGTATCAACTCTTGTTCGTGACCTAGAAGAGAATTCAAGAAATGAAGAGAGTACTAACGAAAAAAACCATGTAACTTTGGACTTGATCGAAACTATTGAACTCATGAAAGGAGATCTCAAACATCTTTACTTAAAAGCCCCAGACACGTCTTTGAAGTT CTTCCCCATGAGTGATGGACCCTTGTTCATCCATCTTCTACTTATACACTTAAATGATTTGCTCAATTCCAATGCTTATTCAGTTGCTTTGATAAAAGAAGAAATTGGACTAGTGAAAGAAGATCTAGAATTGATAAGATCTATCTTTGTGAATGTTGAACAAGAATTGTATAAAGATCTTTGGGCACGTGTTTCAGATTTGGCATACGAGGCAAAAGATGTCATTGATTCAATTATTGTACGAGATAATGATCTCTTACTTCTTATTTTCTCACTTCCCTTTGTCATAGAAAAGATCAAGCTTATCAAAGAAAAGATCTCTAATTTACTTGAGAAGATTCTCAAGAACAAGTGCCTCATTATTGTGAACTCTCTCACCAAGCATGTTGAAAGGAAGCCATTAAAAACTGATCAATTAATCGTAGGTTTTAAAGAGGAGACATACTTGATAATTAGTAAGCTCACCAGTGGACTAAAAATGCTAGATGTCATTTCGATCACTAGTATTCCGGGTTCGGGTAAAACTACTTTGGCATACAAAGTGTATAATGATAAGTCAGTTTCTAGTCATTTCGATATCCGTGCATGGTGTACAGTCGATACAAAATATGTCGAGAAAAAGTTATTGGAGAATATTTTTAATCAAGTTACAGGCTCAACTTTGAAAGTCATAGAGAATATAGATGTTGCTGATGAGCTACGGAAAAATTTGTTTAGAAAGAGGTTCCTTATCGTCTTAGATGACTTATGGGACACTGCAACATTGGATGAGTTAGCAAGACCTTTTCCTGAAGCTAGGAAAGGAAGTAGAATTATTTTGGCAACTCGAGATAAGAAAGTGGCTTTGCATGCACAATGCCACAGTGATCCTCTTGACCTTCGATCGCTAAGACAAGAAGAAAGTTTGGAGTTATTACAGAAAAGGGTTTTTGGAAAAGAAAGTTTGCCAGATGAACTATTGGATGTTGGTAAAAGAGTAGTCAAAAATTGTAAAGGTCTTCCTTTGGTGGTTCATCTGATCGCTGGAGTCGTTGCTCGGAAGGAAAATAAAAAGTCTGTTTGGCTTGAAGTTCTAAATAGTTTGCATTCCTTCATTTTCCAGAAAGAAGAGGACGTGATGAAGGCTATAGCattaagttatgaccatttacCTGATCATGTAAACCCGTGCTTACTTGACCTTGCAAGTTATGAGAAGGACACAAAAATTCCAGCCGATCATATGAAAAGATTATGGCGTGCCAAAGGATTTGTCGAACACACAGAGACGAACAATGTGGAAGAAGTGATGGATGtttatttggaaaatttaatttccAGTAGTTTGGTTATTTCTTTCAATGAAATAGGCAACGGTCGGACTTACCAAATTCATGATCTTGTGCATCACTTTTGTTTGTTAAAAGCAAGAGAGGAAAAGTTGTTTGACGAGATAAGTTCAAATGCtctatcatcttcttcttcttcagatctTATGCCACGTGAAATGCAATTTCTTTATGATGATGAGGACTTTGGGCATAATGATTTTGTCATATTCGattcaaaaaagaaaaggcaTTCTGGTAAACACCTCTATTCTTTGCTGATATATGGGCACGAGCTGGACAATAGTCTTTATAATATATGTCACCTAAGACACTTAAGGTTTCTTAGAGTATTGGAATTGTACGGCTCTTTTATCAAGGTGGATGATTATTTGCTGAATGAAATATGTACATTGGTTCATTTGAGGTTCTTAAATATTAAGACAAAAATTAAATCTCTGCCTTCGACTTTTCTAAATTTCTGGAATCTGAAAATTCTGAAGGTGAAAAACGATGGATCGCCATTGATACTACTACTGACAATTTGGAATCTTGTAAAGTTGCAAGTGTTGGTCATAAATGATTGTTCTTTCTTTGATTTGGATACAGATAAACCAATAAAGGTAGCAGAGGACTCAAAGTTAGAGAACTTGAGAGAATTATGGGGATTCAAGCTTTCCTATTCGAAAGACATTAAGGATATTTTCATTCTACCAAAAGGCATACTCCCATTCTACCAAAAGGCAATTTTCTACAATATCTGA